A genomic stretch from Rhizobium brockwellii includes:
- a CDS encoding PRC-barrel domain-containing protein, whose protein sequence is MGHSKHVRLGTDELTPAVLEGATVYRADDDKVGSVDHVHGSGTSANVVIDVGGFLGIGAKPVSVPISDLDFMRDEDGDVHAVTSRTKDQLKEMPEHRD, encoded by the coding sequence ATGGGCCACAGCAAGCACGTGAGACTTGGCACCGACGAACTAACGCCCGCAGTCCTTGAAGGCGCTACTGTCTACCGCGCAGATGACGACAAGGTTGGAAGCGTGGACCACGTGCACGGTTCAGGCACCAGCGCAAATGTCGTCATCGACGTCGGTGGGTTTCTCGGCATTGGCGCGAAACCTGTTTCCGTGCCGATCAGCGATCTGGACTTCATGCGCGATGAAGATGGTGACGTTCACGCAGTTACGTCCCGGACAAAAGATCAGCTGAAAGAAATGCCTGAGCATCGAGACTAA
- a CDS encoding DNA polymerase III subunit epsilon → MLIESSGILSKPVDHKSRIRVVDLETAGNGQNDVCEIGWQDVVLGHDGGWRVDDERGSLLINPGRPISPETMAIHHIVDAEVATAPFWKEIASSVLRPEGGVIALAAHRASFEQRYCTPRFTGGSAWICTWKCALRLWPDLPRFSNQMLRYLRMPEGLVHAMGLPAHRAMPDAYVTAHHLRDMLNESTFEQLVKWSSEPGLLPRVPSGPERGKSWDRLDIAASRAFACDRDADVRFSAETELRCRGDADMKVADEAEQGTLF, encoded by the coding sequence ATGTTGATTGAGAGCAGTGGGATCCTATCAAAACCTGTAGATCATAAATCTCGCATCCGGGTGGTTGACCTCGAAACAGCCGGGAATGGCCAGAATGATGTTTGCGAGATCGGATGGCAGGACGTCGTGCTTGGTCATGACGGGGGATGGCGGGTGGACGATGAGCGCGGATCATTGCTTATAAATCCAGGGCGACCGATCTCTCCTGAGACGATGGCAATACATCACATCGTGGACGCGGAGGTCGCGACGGCACCTTTTTGGAAAGAAATCGCCTCCAGCGTCTTACGGCCGGAAGGTGGAGTGATCGCACTGGCTGCACATAGGGCAAGTTTCGAGCAGCGCTACTGCACCCCCAGATTTACAGGCGGATCGGCCTGGATATGTACGTGGAAATGCGCACTTCGGCTGTGGCCTGACCTGCCGAGGTTCTCCAACCAGATGCTCCGGTATCTGCGTATGCCCGAGGGACTGGTGCACGCGATGGGCCTTCCCGCCCACCGCGCAATGCCCGATGCATACGTAACCGCACACCATTTGCGAGACATGTTGAATGAATCCACCTTCGAGCAACTGGTGAAATGGAGCAGCGAGCCGGGCCTTTTGCCACGAGTACCTTCAGGCCCCGAGCGTGGCAAAAGCTGGGATCGGCTGGATATTGCGGCATCGCGGGCGTTCGCTTGCGATCGGGATGCCGACGTCCGCTTCAGCGCGGAGACGGAACTTCGCTGCCGAGGCGACGCGGACATGAAAGTAGCTGACGAAGCCGAGCAGGGAACACTGTTTTAG